One part of the Sphingopyxis sp. PAMC25046 genome encodes these proteins:
- a CDS encoding DUF4365 domain-containing protein gives MNAWFHAHFPLLGTARQISDPPGKAQRRQTLSALIWHICRSLATIRIACRGSPRHHAAMLPQSPRNYQTERLGVNAVAVAVARLGLIWRETPTGDVGIDGQIEYVDAAGHATGRLLSVQVKSGISYFANETEDAFLFYFDAKHRRYIEQHPLPVLLILHNPDTDISYWADVRQQLRGERAGAAVRLPKHSIFQTATAPTLFETDGIDGSGFIDDLNEVCATMIATRSANASFPVSHFDLFAHGLTNIARSIYYGMDVPLMVAEANLARTDYEFGFGVGEDEHLFLFGFVRFLIAQNLARIDFGDCLIDWIDREKQPHFVAPLTARGRDLVRHIRDQELALVENGALPDIGTTMVVREAFFEMVPNSFSTRLPRIQEFQAAMVQQAGAAR, from the coding sequence ATGAATGCTTGGTTCCATGCTCACTTCCCCCTTTTAGGCACCGCTCGGCAGATATCAGACCCTCCCGGCAAAGCCCAACGACGGCAGACTTTATCTGCCCTTATCTGGCACATCTGCCGCTCTCTAGCGACGATCCGGATTGCTTGCCGGGGATCACCGCGGCATCATGCCGCGATGCTGCCTCAAAGCCCGAGAAATTATCAAACCGAGCGCCTCGGCGTGAACGCCGTCGCCGTCGCCGTCGCTCGTCTTGGCTTGATCTGGCGTGAAACACCTACGGGCGATGTCGGCATCGACGGGCAGATCGAATATGTCGACGCCGCCGGCCATGCGACCGGCCGACTGCTCAGCGTGCAGGTCAAGTCGGGGATCTCCTATTTCGCGAACGAGACGGAGGATGCGTTCCTGTTCTATTTTGACGCGAAGCACCGCCGCTATATCGAACAGCATCCGCTTCCCGTTCTCCTGATCCTTCACAATCCCGACACGGACATCTCCTATTGGGCGGACGTTCGCCAGCAACTGCGTGGCGAGCGGGCGGGAGCCGCCGTCCGCCTCCCGAAGCACAGCATTTTCCAGACCGCCACCGCTCCGACACTGTTCGAGACCGACGGGATCGACGGCAGCGGCTTCATCGACGACCTCAACGAGGTTTGCGCGACGATGATCGCGACGCGCAGCGCGAACGCGAGCTTTCCGGTCTCGCACTTCGACCTGTTCGCGCACGGCCTGACGAACATCGCGCGCTCGATCTATTATGGCATGGATGTGCCGCTGATGGTTGCGGAAGCGAACCTCGCCCGCACCGATTATGAGTTCGGCTTCGGCGTGGGGGAGGACGAGCATCTCTTCCTCTTTGGGTTCGTCAGGTTTTTGATAGCGCAGAACCTTGCGCGTATCGATTTTGGCGACTGCCTGATCGACTGGATCGACCGGGAGAAACAGCCGCACTTCGTCGCACCGCTCACTGCGCGGGGACGCGATCTCGTCCGGCACATCCGCGATCAGGAACTGGCCCTGGTGGAAAATGGCGCGTTGCCCGACATCGGGACCACGATGGTTGTTCGCGAGGCATTCTTCGAGATGGTGCCGAACTCCTTTTCGACCCGTCTGCCGCGAATTCAGGAGTTTCAGGCAGCGATGGTGCAGCAAGCGGGCGCGGCGCGATGA